The Streptomyces sp. V3I7 genome segment AGCTGGTCGTCAGGTGCACGATCGGCACGCTGGAGGAGACGGTCAAGGAGCACCGGCTCTGGAAGCACACGCTGTTCCTGGTCGGCCCGGCGCTCGACGCCCACGGCACCCGCTCGCACCTGTACCACCCGGGTCACTTCCACGGCTTCCGCAAGGCCGACCCCGAGGCCCGCAGGGCCCTGCGCGCGCGGCGGGCGGAGGCGTGATCACGGTCGTCGGGACGGGCACGGGGACGCCGGTTCCCCAGGACATCGCGGAGGACGTCCTCGCGGCGGCGGAGCTGGTGGTCGGCGGGCGGCGGCATCTGGAGTCCGTACGGCTGCCCGAGGCGGCGGAGCGGGTGGTGCTCGGGCCGCTGGCACCCGCGCTGGACGTCATCGGGGAGTACGTCGGCAAGGAGCGGCCGGTCGTCGTGCTGGCCTCGGGCGATCCGGGGTTCTTCGGGATCGTGCGCGCGCTGGCCGAGCGGTTCGGGTCCGGGCTGCTGGACGTGCGTCCGGGGGTGTCGTCGGTGGCGGCGTCCTTCGCGCGGCTCGGGCTGCCCTGGGACGACGCGGTCGTGGTCAGCGCGCACGGGCGGGACCTGCGGACGGCCGTGAACGTGTGCCGGGCGCATCCCAAGGTCGCCGTGCTGACCGGGCCGGGGACCGGTCCGGCCGAGCTGGGTGCGGCGGTCGGCGCCGGGCGGGTCCTGGTGGTGGCGAGCGCGCTCGGCGATCCGGAGCGCGAGCGCGTGGAGCGGGTGACGCCGGCTGAGGCCGCGGACCGGGACTGGGGGACGGCGGTGAGCGTGGTGCTGTGCCTGGACGAGACGCGGGCGCCGGCCGCCGTGCGGACGGTCGCCGGGGTGCCCGCGCGGCCCGCTCCATGGGCGCTGGAGGAGGACGCGTTCGCGTACCGCGACTCGATGATCACCAAGTTCGAGGTGCGGGCGCTGGCGCTGGCCCGGCTCGCGCCCGGCCTCGGCGACCTGGTGTGGGACGTCGGCGCGGGGTCCGGGTCCGTGGCCGTGGAGTGCGCGCGGCTCGGCGCGGCGGTCGTCGCCGTGGAGAAGACCCCGGACGGGGTGGCGCGCATCCGGGCCAACGCCGAGGCGCACGGCGTCGACGTGGACGTGGTCCACGGGGCGGCGCCGACCGTACTGTCCGGTCTTGACGATCCCGACGCGGTGTTCGTGGGCGGCGGGGGCGGCGAACTGCCCGCCATCGTCACGGCGTGCGCGCGGCGGGCCCGGCGGACGGTGGTGGTCGCCATGGCCGCCCTGGACCGGGTGCCGGCGGCACGCGAGGCGCTGACCGCCGCCGGGTTCACCTGCGACGGGGTGCTGCTCCAGTCGTCGCGGCTGGCACCGCTGCCCGGGGACGTGACCCGGCTCGCGGCCGCCAATCCCGTCTTTCTGCTGTGGGGCGTCCGGCCCCCGGCCCGTAGCGAGGGAGTTGCTCAGTGATCGGCCTGATATCCGCCACCGCGGCGGGGGCGGCGGCGCGGGACCGGCTGGCCGCGGCGTGGCCCGGGCGCACGCGGGTGTACGACGGTCCGGTCGCGGACGCCGTACGGGCCGCGTTCGCGGAGTGCGAGCAGTTGGTGTGCTTCCTGGCGACGGGGGCCGTGGTGCGGCTGATCGCGCCGCTGCTCGGCGACAAGGCCGCCGATCCCGGTGTGGTGTGCGTCGACGAGGGCGGACGGTTCGCCGTGTCGTTGGTGGGCGGCCACGGCGGCGGCGCCAATGAACTCGCCCGCCAGGTGGGCGGGTTGCTGGGTGCCGAGCCGGTGGTGACGACCGCGACGGACAGCGTCGGGCTGCCGGGCCTGGACACGCTCGGCCTCCCCGTCGAGGGTGCCGTGGCGGCCGTCTCGCGGGCCCTGCTGGACGGCGAACCGGTCGCGCTGGAGGCGGAGTTGGCGTGGCCGCTGCCTCCGCTGCCGACGGCGCCGCAGGGGGCGTACACGATCCGGCTGACCGATCGCGCGGTCGAGGCCGGTGAGCGCGCGGTGCTGCTGCGCCCGCCGTCGCTCGTCGTCGGTGTGGGGGCCTCGAAGGGGGCGCCGGTGGCGGAGGTGCTCGCCCTGGTCGAGACGGCGCTGCGTGAGGCCGGGCTGTCCGCGGCCTCGCTCGCCGAACTGGCCACCGTGGACGCCAAGTCGGAGGAGCCGGGCATCGTCGGGGCGGCCGAGCGGCTCGGGGTGCCGCTGGTGACGTACGCGGCCGGGGAGCTGGCGCGGGTCGAGGTGCCCAACCCCTCCGACGCGCCGCTCGCCGCCGTCGGCACCCCGTCCGTCGCCGAGGCCGCGGCACTGGTCGGCGGAGGCGAACTCCTCGTACCCAAGCGCAAGTCCTCCGAACGGCCCGCGATGGCCACCTGTGCCGTCGTACGGCGGCCCGGGCGCGGGCGGCTCGCGGTGGTCGGGCTCGGTCCCGGCGCCCGCGACCTGCTCACCCCGCGCGCGGAGGCCGAACTGCGGCGCGCCTCCGTGCTCGTCGGGCTCGACCAGTACGTCGACCAGATCCGCGATCTGCTGCGGCCCGGCACCCGCGTCCTGGCGTCGGGGCTCGGGGCCGAGGAGGAGCGGGCGCGCACGGCGGTCGCCGAGGCCCGCGCGGGGCACGCGGTGGCGCTGATCGGCAGCGGCGACGCGGGGGTTTACGCGATGGCGTCGCCCGCGCTCGCCGAGGCGTCCGACGACATCGACGTGGTCGGCGTGCCCGGGGTGACGGCGGCGCTGGCGGCCGGGGCGATCCTGGGCGCGCCGCTCGGCCACGACCACGTGTCGATCAGCCTCTCCGACCTGCACACGCCGTGGGAGGTCATCGAACGGCGGGTGCGGGCGGCGGCCGAGGCGGACCTGGTGGTCACGTTCTACAACCCCCGTTCCCGGGGCCGCGACTGGCAGCTGCCCAAGGCGCTCGCGATCCTCGCCGAGCACCGGGAGCCGCGGACGCCGGTCGGTGTCGTCCGCAACGCCTCGCGCCCGGACGAGTCCGGCCGGGTGACGTCGCTTGCCGAACTCGCCCCGGAGACGGTCGACATGATGACGGTCGTGACCGTGGGCAACACGGCGACCCGGGAGATCGCGGGGCGCATGGTCACCCCGCGCGGCTACCGCTGGCAGGACACCCGGCCGGAGGAGGCC includes the following:
- the cobJ gene encoding precorrin-3B C(17)-methyltransferase, which translates into the protein MIGLISATAAGAAARDRLAAAWPGRTRVYDGPVADAVRAAFAECEQLVCFLATGAVVRLIAPLLGDKAADPGVVCVDEGGRFAVSLVGGHGGGANELARQVGGLLGAEPVVTTATDSVGLPGLDTLGLPVEGAVAAVSRALLDGEPVALEAELAWPLPPLPTAPQGAYTIRLTDRAVEAGERAVLLRPPSLVVGVGASKGAPVAEVLALVETALREAGLSAASLAELATVDAKSEEPGIVGAAERLGVPLVTYAAGELARVEVPNPSDAPLAAVGTPSVAEAAALVGGGELLVPKRKSSERPAMATCAVVRRPGRGRLAVVGLGPGARDLLTPRAEAELRRASVLVGLDQYVDQIRDLLRPGTRVLASGLGAEEERARTAVAEARAGHAVALIGSGDAGVYAMASPALAEASDDIDVVGVPGVTAALAAGAILGAPLGHDHVSISLSDLHTPWEVIERRVRAAAEADLVVTFYNPRSRGRDWQLPKALAILAEHREPRTPVGVVRNASRPDESGRVTSLAELAPETVDMMTVVTVGNTATREIAGRMVTPRGYRWQDTRPEEAR
- the cbiE gene encoding precorrin-6y C5,15-methyltransferase (decarboxylating) subunit CbiE — encoded protein: MITVVGTGTGTPVPQDIAEDVLAAAELVVGGRRHLESVRLPEAAERVVLGPLAPALDVIGEYVGKERPVVVLASGDPGFFGIVRALAERFGSGLLDVRPGVSSVAASFARLGLPWDDAVVVSAHGRDLRTAVNVCRAHPKVAVLTGPGTGPAELGAAVGAGRVLVVASALGDPERERVERVTPAEAADRDWGTAVSVVLCLDETRAPAAVRTVAGVPARPAPWALEEDAFAYRDSMITKFEVRALALARLAPGLGDLVWDVGAGSGSVAVECARLGAAVVAVEKTPDGVARIRANAEAHGVDVDVVHGAAPTVLSGLDDPDAVFVGGGGGELPAIVTACARRARRTVVVAMAALDRVPAAREALTAAGFTCDGVLLQSSRLAPLPGDVTRLAAANPVFLLWGVRPPARSEGVAQ